The following proteins come from a genomic window of Triticum aestivum cultivar Chinese Spring chromosome 6A, IWGSC CS RefSeq v2.1, whole genome shotgun sequence:
- the LOC123127622 gene encoding oxygen-dependent coproporphyrinogen-III oxidase, chloroplastic, with the protein MERETPEAAPPPTFLRGEEASSGSSSARARFERLIRRVQAEVCAALEAVEEGSGSGGVVFREDAWTRPGGGGGISRVLQGGRVFEKAAVNVSVVYGVMPPDAYRAARPDAAADAEKAGPVPFFAAGVSSVIHPNNPFAPTLHFNYRYFETEAPQDAPGAPRQWRFGGGTDLTPSYIIEEDIKHFHSVQKQACDKFDPTFYPRFKKWCDDYFRIKHRGERRGVGGIFFDDLSDHDQETLLDFSTECAASVIPAYIPIIERRKDTPFTEDHRAWQQLRRGRYVEFNLVYDRGTTFGLKTGGRIESILASLPLTARWEYDHKRQEGTEEWKLLDVCINPKEWI; encoded by the exons ATGGAGCGGGAGACGCCGGAGGCCGCGCCACCGCCGACCTTTCTCCGCGGGGAGGAGGCGTCGTCGGGGTCATCGTCGGCGCGCGCGCGGTTCGAGCGCCTGATCCGGCGGGTGCAGGCGGAGGTGTGCGCGGCGCTCGAGGCAGTCGAGGAGGGCAGCGGCAGCGGTGGCGTGGTGTTTCGGGAGGACGCGTGGACGCGCCCGGGCGGGGGCGGCGGTATCAGCCGCGTGCTGCAGGGCGGCCGCGTGTTCGAGAAGGCCGCCGTGAACGTGTCCGTCGTCTACGGAGTCATGCCCCCAGACGCGTACCGCGCGGCgaggcccgacgcggcggcggacgcggagaAGGCCGGGCCCGTGCCCTTCTTCGCTGCCGGCGTTAGCTCG GTTATCCACCCAAACAATCCCTTCGCGCCAACATTGCATTTCAACTACAGATATTTCGAGACAGAGGCACCGCAAG ATGCTCCTGGAGCACCCAGGCAGTGGCGGTTTGGAGGTGGTACTGACTTGACACCATCGTACATCATCGAAGAGGATATCAAACATTTTCATTCT GTTCAAAAACAAGCATGCGATAAGTTTGATCCAACCTTCTACCCAAGATTCAAAAAATGGTGCGATGATTATTTCCGTATCAAG CATCGTGGTGAACGCCGTGGGGTGGGCGGAATATTCTTTGATGATCTCAGTGACCATGATCAAGAAACTCTTCTTGACTTCTCGACAG AGTGTGCGGCCTCTGTAATTCCTGCATACATCCCCATCATAGAACGTCGGAAAGATACCCCATTTACAGAAGACCACAGGGCATGGCAGCAGCTACGGAGAGGTCGCTATGTGGAATTCAACCTC GTCTACGATCGTGGCACCACATTTGGCCTCAAAACTGGAGGAAGGATTGAGAGTATCCTTGCTTCCCTCCCTCTGACCGCACGGTGGGAGTATGATCAT AAACGGCAAGAAGGGACTGAAGAATGGAAACTTCTCGACGTGTGCATCAATCCAAAGGAATGGATCTGA